The Pectinophora gossypiella chromosome 10, ilPecGoss1.1, whole genome shotgun sequence genome contains a region encoding:
- the LOC126370005 gene encoding uncharacterized protein LOC126370005, whose translation MNTNNVVWKRKNLMLLSICMFTCFILYQLYFFFKITSETGNNNYIYIRSDADKFISEQGSIKGVLSKNMVKYRPDFKNEFKCLNSEQHIPFDWVNDDFCDCADGTDEPSTNACPRGIFYCDTQYQKKPVALLTVPSGKVNDGICDCCDGSDEWLHESDKKLLSQLYEKNYRYYVATCPNVC comes from the coding sequence ATGAACACAAATAATGTCGTCTGGAAGAGGAAAAACCTCATGTTATTATCAATTTGTATGTTCACCTGTTTTATCCTGTATCAGCTGTATTTCTTCTTCAAAATCACATCGGAGACCggcaataataattacatctaCATACGTTCTGATGCGGACAAGTTTATAAGCGAACAAGGGTCAATAAAAGGTGTGTTAAGTAAGAATATGGTGAAATACAGACCGGATTTCAAGAATGAATTCAAATGTTTGAATTCTGAACAACATATTCCTTTTGATTGGGTGAATGATGACTTCTGTGATTGTGCTGACGGGACCGACGAACCGAGTACGAACGCTTGTCCAAGAGGAATATTCTACTGTGATACACAGTACCAGAAAAAGCCCGTAGCCCTTCTTACTGTGCCTTCTGGAAAAGTTAATGATGGCATTTGTGATTGCTGTGATGGGTCTGATGAGTGGCTACATGAATCTGATAAGAAATTGTTATCCCAGCTATATGAGAAGAACTATAGATATTATGTTGCAACATGTCCAAATGTTTGTTAG
- the LOC126369925 gene encoding uncharacterized protein LOC126369925, with protein sequence MSTSNEAMKGTSDKGLSAKRSSIRGQITKFRNYLDKISTAKVLSSIELIELSIKITKIEALAGKFDELQTELEVLNQHNLDAELAIRDSIEQDIIFCIATAKKLFEEFQTTNNETRRSSGRPETECQSDHNQDLGIKLPQIQINKYDGSYFRWLDFRDTFVNLVHKNPKLTSIHKFHYLVSYLEGEAARIISNLEISSSNYELAWKLLIERYDNKRLLVNHHLNSLFNIQTQKESEKSLRFLVDHVTKNLRALATLGQPTDKWDILIIYMLTSKLDARTLLKWEEHRNTLDDLPTLEIFYKFLIDRADVIEAMNRNRFNNQNSNSSNQTQNNSHFNQSGSKDSRNNNFQHFNKQQKSTFVHASTSQEKASMFVCVICNENHKIYDCSVFKAKGVSDKLSDVNKYRLCHNCLKQGHPTHVCRMGPCTICKKRHNTLLHSNNPESSVHTNASLNDTKNGQTESIVNFSNQNITSNKQVILSTAWIKVCNPMTNETAKVRALLDCGSQSSFVTTELKQKLNLISNNTNTINIIGIGNNCTNKVKDSCVVQLKSLNSPYQATLSCLVLDELTGELPKAPINAQCLNLPIDLQLADPNFDQPAPIDVLIGADLFWDVLKGGRRSLGPNAMDPKLQNSQFGWLIAGCVGLNASTTIHCNHAIARTDSIIDYYLPKFWELEQIPQKSLLSENDRHCEKHFISNTSREETGRFNVRLPLVESPDVLGDSYNAAKRRLLNLEKRFKRLPLLKEKYTEFIKEYADLGHLSESPTKIPDPGYFLCHHAVLKEDSESTKLRVVFDGSNPTSSGRSLNDILMVGPSIQDSIFSILLRARQYKYLLCGDIEKMYRQVNVNEQDRNLQLILWRDDESQPIKTLQLNTLTYGTASASYLSTRCLWQIGEECEDTEIKIIIQKDFLVDDLITGADTEARLYYIKNALVETLNKGCFKLRKFKSNLSALIKEIASQSHEHLNISESTSTLGLGWNPHRDVLHFPFHLPKDIFGKITKRSIMSNAFKIYDPLGLLGPCIVQIKMLLQDLWQLKIDWDDDVPKDIERSWIQICENIKCLAKFEIPRRVSCDSPKCTEVHIFCDASQRAYGAAAYVKTVSQNDEVTVRLLCAKSRVASLKPVTIPRLELCAALLGAQLSQSVSESLRRKPDRFVHWSDSSVTLSWLRANPRKLKTFVANRVVEINELIPLSSWRYVPTDLNPADMVSRGVNPKQLMDSDQWWLGPSFLTQPESKWPVLTAPENKNIPEIKINKLNTKTINTLTAINKNYLPDTGDNLPASPTDEPEIKNNVCTYDQPILKCENFSKFMKLQRTVAYVNRFINNIYVKIRKTKRSGHLTTDELKEAFHYLCRISQQESFPEEYKTLSKGLELKSKSNILSLNPYFENGLIRVGGRIDASNYSYDKRHPILLESAHHVTKLLFEWEHLQNLHAGPQLLLSILRETVWPVNGRRLARRTISRCVRCRRVQGKTLVPKMGDLPSKRLNADFPFISVGLDFAGPFQILNRKGRGAKLIKCYMCLFVCLKYKCIHLEIVSELSMNAFIMTFQRFVSRRGKPAEVYCDNGRNFVAADKELKKYLQLQQEALGEFAAQEGVKFSFIPAYSPHFGGIYEAGIKSAKFHIKRVMGNCNLTFEELGTLFAKVEAILNSRPICPLSSSPTDFTSLSPGHFIIGRPLVALPTPPLEQRSTSALKRHERLEQLKQHFWARWQREFISELQQRLKWKTSVKQGNLKIGDLVLIQEDYVPPMCWRMGRVLRLFHGPDGIARVADINTTRGIIRRALVRLCPLYPIEDK encoded by the coding sequence ATGAGTACTTCAAATGAAGCCATGAAGGGTACTTCAGATAAAGGTCTGTCCGCTAAAAGGAGCTCAATTAGAGGGCAAATAACAAAATTTAGAAATTATTTAGACAAAATCAGTACAGCTAAAGTATTGAGTAGTATTGAATTAATCGAGTTatcaataaaaattacaaagatTGAGGCTTTGGCAGGAAAATTTGATGAGCTGCAAACTGAGCTCGAGGTTCTTAATCAGCATAATTTAGATGCAGAATTAGCAATTCGAGACAGCATAGAACAAGATATCATATTTTGTATTGCCACGGCAAAAAAATTATTTGAAGAATTCCAAACTACAAATAACGAGACGCGACGTAGCTCAGGGCGCCCAGAAACTGAATGTCAATCTGATCATAATCAGGATTTAGGTATAAAATTAccacaaattcaaataaataaatatgacggATCATACTTTAGGTGGCTGGACTTCCGGGATACATTTGTTAATCTTGTGCACAAAAATCCTAAATTAACATCCATACACAAGTTCCATTACCTGGTTTCATATTTGGAAGGAGAAGCCGCTCGCATAATATCTAACTTGGAAATTTCCTCTAGCAACTATGAGCTAGCATGGAAATTGTTAATCGAGCGCTACGATAACAAGCGGTTATTGGTAAATCACCATTTAAATTCCTTATTTAATATCCAAACACAAAAAGAGTCTGAAAAGTCACTAAGGTTCCTTGTAGACCATGTGACAAAAAATCTGCGCGCTTTAGCCACATTAGGGCAACCAACCGATAAGTGggacattttaataatatacatgCTTACATCTAAACTTGATGCCAGAACCCTTCTCAAATGGGAAGAGCATCGAAACACGCTTGATGACCTTCCAAcgttagaaatattttataaattcttaATAGACCGTGCAGATGTGATTGAAGCTATGAATAGGAATCGCTTTAATAATCAAAACAGCAACTCATCAAACCAGACACAAAATAACAGCCATTTCAATCAGTCAGGTTCTAAAGATTCACGCAACAATAATTTTcaacattttaataaacaacaAAAGAGCACTTTTGTTCATGCCAGCACTAGTCAAGAAAAGGCTAGCATGTTTGTATGCGTGATTTGTAatgaaaatcataaaatatatgATTGTTCTGTTTTTAAGGCAAAGGGGGTGTCCGATAAATTGTCAGACGTTAATAAATATCGTTTGTGTCATAATTGCCTTAAGCAGGGTCACCCTACTCATGTATGCCGTATGGGCCCTTGTACCATATGTAAGAAACGTCATAACACGTTGCTACATTCGAACAATCCGGAGTCTTCTGTTCATACCAATGCCTCCCTTAATGACACAAAAAATGGTCAAACTGAAAGTATAGTGAACTTTTCAAATCAAAAcataacaagcaataaacaagtGATTTTATCTACTGCTTGGATTAAAGTTTGCAATCCTATGACAAATGAGACTGCCAAGGTTCGTGCACTGCTAGACTGCGGTAGCCAATCATCGTTTGTTACTACAGAGCTAAAACAAAAATTGAATTTGATttctaacaatacaaatacaataaacataattgGAATAGGCAATAATTGCACCAATAAAGTCAAAGACAGTTGCGTTGTTCAGCTTAAGTCATTAAATTCTCCATACCAAGCCACTTTGTCTTGCTTGGTATTGGACGAGCTAACAGGTGAGTTACCAAAGGCTCCTATAAACGCGCAATGTTTAAATCTGCCTATTGATCTGCAGCTGGCCGATCCTAACTTTGACCAACCAGCACCTATCGATGTCTTGATAGGGGCCGATCTGTTTTGGGACGTTTTGAAGGGCGGCAGACGTTCTTTAGGTCCAAATGCAATGGATCCCAAATTACAAAACTCTCAATTCGGTTGGTTGATCGCCGGTTGCGTAGGTTTAAATGCATCAACTACAATACATTGCAATCACGCAATAGCAAGAACAGACAGCATAATTGATTACTATTTACCAAAGTTTTGGGAACTGGAGcaaataccacaaaaatcattaCTTAGCGAGAATGATAGACACtgtgaaaaacattttatttcaaatactaGTCGCGAAGAAACCGGACGTTTTAATGTGAGACTTCCCTTGGTAGAGTCCCCCGATGTCCTAGGTGACTCCTACAATGCAGCCAAGCGTCGTCTCCTAAACCTGGAAAAGAGATTTAAAAGATTACCATTATTAAAGGAAAAATACACAGAATTTATTAAAGAATATGCCGATTTAGGTCACTTATCCGAAAGCCCAACTAAAATTCCAGATCCAGGTTACTTCCTGTGCCATCACGCAGTCCTTAAAGAAGACAGTGAGTCTACAAAGCTGCGCGTGGTATTTGACGGATCAAACCCAACTTCCAGTGGTCGATCACTAAACGACATTTTAATGGTTGGTCCCAGTATACAGGATTCCATTTTTTCTATATTGCTCAGGGCGAGGCAGTACAAATATCTTTTATGCGGTGATATAGAAAAGATGTACCGCCAAGTTAACGTCAATGAACAAGATCGTAATTTACAGTTGATACTATGGCGAGATGATGAATCGCAACCAATAAAAACTTTACAGCTCAACACGTTAACTTATGGGACGGCCAGTGCCAGTTATCTTAGTACTAGATGTCTATGGCAAATTGGAGAAGAATGTGAAGACaccgaaattaaaataataattcagaaGGATTTTCTAGTGGATGATCTCATTACGGGAGCAGACACGGAAGCTAGGctctattacataaaaaatgctTTAGTAGAAACTTTAAATAAGGGTTGTTTTAAACTAAGAAAATTCAAAAGTAATTTGTCAGCATTGATCAAAGAGATTGCTTCACAATCTCACGAACACTTAAATATCAGTGAGTCTACTAGTACTCTTGGATTGGGATGGAATCCTCATAGGGATGTATTACATTTTCCTTTTCACCTGCCAAAAGACATTTTTGGCAAAATTACCAAGCGATCCATAATGTCCAATGCTTTTAAGATTTATGATCCATTAGGGCTTCTAGGACCATGTATAgtacaaataaaaatgttattgcaAGATTTGTGGCAATTAAAAATTGATTGGGACGATGACGTTCCAAAGGACATTGAAAGGTCATGGATTCAGATATGCGAAAATATCAAGTGTTTAGCAAAATTTGAAATTCCAAGGCGAGTTTCATGTGACAGCCCTAAGTGTACCGAAGTACACATATTTTGTGATGCGTCTCAGCGGGCTTATGGAGCAGCTGCTTACGTCAAAACGGTTAGTCAAAATGATGAAGTAACTGTTAGGTTGTTGTGCGCAAAGTCAAGAGTGGCAAGCCTGAAACCAGTTACAATTCCACGTCTAGAGCTTTGTGCCGCACTCCTTGGTGCTCAGCTATCCCAAAGTGTATCCGAATCCTTGCGTCGTAAACCGGATCGATTCGTGCATTGGTCAGATTCCAGTGTAACATTATCCTGGCTGCGGGCGAATCCTAGGAAACTCAAGACCTTTGTAGCCAATCGCGTTGTGgaaattaatgaattaattcCTTTATCAAGCTGGCGATACGTACCTACGGATTTGAATCCGGCTGATATGGTGTCGCGTGGAGTCAATCCCAAACAGCTGATGGATTCAGATCAGTGGTGGCTTGGTCCAAGTTTCCTGACACAGCCCGAATCCAAATGGCCGGTTCTTACTGCacctgaaaataaaaacatacctgaaattaaaataaataaattaaacactaaaacaataaatacacttacagctataaataaaaattacttaccTGATACCGGTGATAACTTACCTGCATCTCCAACCGACgaacctgaaataaaaaataatgtatgtacatatgATCAGCCAATATTAAAATGCGAAAACTtttcaaaattcatgaaattgcaAAGAACAGTAGCCTATGTTAACAGATTTATAAACAACATATATGTAAAAATACGAAAAACCAAGCGTAGTGGTCATCTAACTACTGACGAATTAAAGGAAGCTTTTCATTACCTTTGTAGAATTTCACAGCAAGAATCCTTTCCTGAAGAATATAAAACACTATCAAAGGGTTTagaattaaaatcaaaatctaACATTTTATCATTAAATCCTTATTTTGAAAATGGTTTAATTAGAGTAGGTGGCCGCATAGATGCTTCTAATTACTCCTATGATAAAAGACATCCAATTTTATTAGAATCCGCGCATCATGTAACTAAATTGTTATTTGAATGGGAACACTTACAAAATTTGCACGCAGGTCCTCAGCTCCTTTTATCCATCTTAAGAGAAACTGTTTGGCCAGTAAACGGAAGGCGTCTTGCACGGCGTACAATTAGCAGATGCGTTAGGTGTCGTCGTGTACAAGGAAAAACTTTAGTGCCTAAAATGGGTGATTTACCAAGCAAACGTTTAAATGCAGATTTTCCCTTTATTTCTGTGGGGCTAGACTTTGCGGGTCCTTTTCAAATATTAAACCGTAAGGGACGTGGAGCTAAATTAATCAAATGCTATATGTGCCTATTTGTTTGCTTGAAATACAAATGTATCCACCTGGAAATAGTGAGTGAGCTCTCAATGAATGCGTTTATAATGACATTTCAACGTTTTGTTTCTCGGCGCGGCAAGCCAGCCGAAGTATACTGTGATAACGGCCGCAACTTTGTGGCTGCCGATAAGgaactcaaaaaatatttacaattgcAACAAGAAGCTCTTGGTGAGTTTGCCGCTCAGGAGGGCGTTAAATTTAGCTTTATCCCAGCATATAGCCCCCACTTTGGTGGCATCTATGAGGCAGGAATTAAATCGGCAAAATTTCATATAAAGCGTGTAATGGGTAATTGTAATTTAACCTTTGAAgaattaggtacattatttgcAAAAGTGGAGGCGATTTTGAATAGTCGGCCAATTTGTCCTTTATCGTCCTCTCCTACAGACTTTACCTCTCTTTCCCCTGGACACTTCATCATCGGACGTCCACTGGTGGCTCTACCTACACCTCCTCTGGAGCAACGTTCTACGAGCGCACTTAAACGTCATGAGCGGCTAGAGCAGCTGAAACAACACTTTTGGGCCAGATGGCAAAGAGAGTTCATATCAGAGTTGCAACAAAGATTGAAATGGAAAACGTCTGTAAAACAAGGCAATCTGAAAATTGGCGATTTAGTCTTAATTCAAGAAGACTATGTTCCTCCGATGTGTTGGCGCATGGGACGAGTACTACGGCTATTTCATGGACCCGATGGCATAGCTCGAGTAGCCGATATAAATACCACTAGAGGTATCATAAGAAGAGCATTGGTGCGCCTATGCCCTCTTTACCCGATTGAAGACAAATGA
- the LOC126369975 gene encoding FK506-binding protein 59 isoform X2, whose product MTVDEGVDITKTQDRGVLKRIIKEGTGTDTPNPGCQVTVHYTGTLLDGSKFDSSRDRNDPFEFNLGKGSVIRAWDIGVATMKKGEVCVLTCAPEYAYGATGSPPKIPSNATLQFEIEMIDWKVEDLSPGKNKGILRHIIEQGEGNENPNDGALVTVELEGKLASDGKVFDTRTVTFPIGEGSENNICEGVERALEKFLKGEKSRLTIQPKYAFKSEGNSELGVPPNSVVEYTVRLTNFERVKESWAMDGPEKLDQAKIFKEKGTTYFKQNKFQLAIKMYKRVVNLVEDMIEDSSETEESKTQAKEYLVSAHLNLSLVYLKVTPAHHFEAKDHASKALNLDEKNVKGLFRRGQALLGLGEAEQALKDFQKVVEAEPTNKAAANQVIVCRAAIKNQKQKEKALYANMFDKFAKHDTEVTGGETKS is encoded by the exons ATGACCGTGGACGAAGGAGTAGATATCACGAAGACGCAAGACCGTGGGGTGTTGAAGAGGATTATCAAAGAAGGCACCGGGACTGACACGCCGAATCCAGGGTGCCAAGTGACGGTGCACTACACAGGGACATTGCTGGATGGATCCAAATTTGACTCCAGCAGAGATAGAAACGATCCATTTGAATTTAACCTCGGGAAAG GGTCAGTGATAAGAGCATGGGACATTGGCGTGGCCACCATGAAGAAGGGTGAGGTGTGCGTGCTCACTTGCGCACCCGAGTACGCTTACGGAGCCACCGGCAGCCCCCCTAAGATACCATCCAACGCCACACTGCAGTTTGAG ATCGAGATGATAGACTGGAAGGTTGAGGACCTGAGTCCTGGCAAGAACAAGGGCATCCTGCGCCACATCATCGAGCAAGGCGAGGGTAATGAGAACCCTAATGATGGCGCGCTTGTTACAG TGGAGCTGGAAGGCAAGTTGGCATCGGACGGTAAAGTGTTCGACACCCGCACGGTCACGTTCCCTATCGGGGAGGGCAGCGAGAACAACATCTGCGAGGGCGTCGAGAGAGCACTAGAAAAGTTCTTGAAAGGTGAAAAGTCCAGGCTGACCATCCAGCCGAAGTACGCGTTCAAATCTGAAG GTAACTCGGAACTTGGTGTTCCACCGAATTCAGTGGTGGAGTATACGGTGAGGCTGACCAACTTTGAGCGGGTGAAGGAGTCCTGGGCGATGGACGGACCGGAGAAGTTGGACCAGGCCAAGATATTCAAAGAGAAAGGCACCACTTACTTCAAACAGAACAAATTCCAGTTGGCCATCAAGATGTACAAGAGGGTCGTTAACTTGGTCGAAG ACATGATCGAAGACTCCAGCGAAACAGAGGAAAGCAAAACCCAGGCTAAGGAATACCTTGTCTCAGCACATTTGAACTTATCCCTGGTGTATCTTAAAGTGACTCCGGCTCACCACTTCGAGGCCAAAGACCATGCTAGTAAAGCTTTGAACTTGGACGAGAAGAATGTCAAAGGTCTATTTCGACGGGGCCAGGCCTTATTGGGCTTGGGGGAGGCCGAACAGGCTTTGAAGGACTTCCAGAAGGTGGTGGAAGCGGAGCCGACGAATAAG GCTGCCGCCAACCAGGTTATAGTGTGCCGCGCTGCCATCAAGAACCAGAAGCAGAAGGAGAAGGCCCTGTACGCGAACATGTTCGACAAGTTCGCCAAGCACGACACGGAGGTAACAG GTGGAGAAACAAAGAGCTAA
- the LOC126369975 gene encoding FK506-binding protein 59 isoform X1: MTVDEGVDITKTQDRGVLKRIIKEGTGTDTPNPGCQVTVHYTGTLLDGSKFDSSRDRNDPFEFNLGKGSVIRAWDIGVATMKKGEVCVLTCAPEYAYGATGSPPKIPSNATLQFEIEMIDWKVEDLSPGKNKGILRHIIEQGEGNENPNDGALVTVELEGKLASDGKVFDTRTVTFPIGEGSENNICEGVERALEKFLKGEKSRLTIQPKYAFKSEGNSELGVPPNSVVEYTVRLTNFERVKESWAMDGPEKLDQAKIFKEKGTTYFKQNKFQLAIKMYKRVVNLVEDMIEDSSETEESKTQAKEYLVSAHLNLSLVYLKVTPAHHFEAKDHASKALNLDEKNVKGLFRRGQALLGLGEAEQALKDFQKVVEAEPTNKAAANQVIVCRAAIKNQKQKEKALYANMFDKFAKHDTEVEKQRAKEEIDVIGEKVGEWGAGEGEWTDQQRDRKPTEFERENPNILMLDKDGQFSNM; encoded by the exons ATGACCGTGGACGAAGGAGTAGATATCACGAAGACGCAAGACCGTGGGGTGTTGAAGAGGATTATCAAAGAAGGCACCGGGACTGACACGCCGAATCCAGGGTGCCAAGTGACGGTGCACTACACAGGGACATTGCTGGATGGATCCAAATTTGACTCCAGCAGAGATAGAAACGATCCATTTGAATTTAACCTCGGGAAAG GGTCAGTGATAAGAGCATGGGACATTGGCGTGGCCACCATGAAGAAGGGTGAGGTGTGCGTGCTCACTTGCGCACCCGAGTACGCTTACGGAGCCACCGGCAGCCCCCCTAAGATACCATCCAACGCCACACTGCAGTTTGAG ATCGAGATGATAGACTGGAAGGTTGAGGACCTGAGTCCTGGCAAGAACAAGGGCATCCTGCGCCACATCATCGAGCAAGGCGAGGGTAATGAGAACCCTAATGATGGCGCGCTTGTTACAG TGGAGCTGGAAGGCAAGTTGGCATCGGACGGTAAAGTGTTCGACACCCGCACGGTCACGTTCCCTATCGGGGAGGGCAGCGAGAACAACATCTGCGAGGGCGTCGAGAGAGCACTAGAAAAGTTCTTGAAAGGTGAAAAGTCCAGGCTGACCATCCAGCCGAAGTACGCGTTCAAATCTGAAG GTAACTCGGAACTTGGTGTTCCACCGAATTCAGTGGTGGAGTATACGGTGAGGCTGACCAACTTTGAGCGGGTGAAGGAGTCCTGGGCGATGGACGGACCGGAGAAGTTGGACCAGGCCAAGATATTCAAAGAGAAAGGCACCACTTACTTCAAACAGAACAAATTCCAGTTGGCCATCAAGATGTACAAGAGGGTCGTTAACTTGGTCGAAG ACATGATCGAAGACTCCAGCGAAACAGAGGAAAGCAAAACCCAGGCTAAGGAATACCTTGTCTCAGCACATTTGAACTTATCCCTGGTGTATCTTAAAGTGACTCCGGCTCACCACTTCGAGGCCAAAGACCATGCTAGTAAAGCTTTGAACTTGGACGAGAAGAATGTCAAAGGTCTATTTCGACGGGGCCAGGCCTTATTGGGCTTGGGGGAGGCCGAACAGGCTTTGAAGGACTTCCAGAAGGTGGTGGAAGCGGAGCCGACGAATAAG GCTGCCGCCAACCAGGTTATAGTGTGCCGCGCTGCCATCAAGAACCAGAAGCAGAAGGAGAAGGCCCTGTACGCGAACATGTTCGACAAGTTCGCCAAGCACGACACGGAG GTGGAGAAACAAAGAGCTAAAGAGGAGATAGACGTGATAGGAGAGAAGGTGGGGGAATGGGGCGCGGGGGAGGGCGAGTGGACCGACCAACAGAGGGACAGGAAGCCCACAGAGTTTGAAAGGGAAAACCCGAATATACTCATGCTAGACAAGGATGGACAGTTCTCAAACATGTGA